From Coffea arabica cultivar ET-39 chromosome 2e, Coffea Arabica ET-39 HiFi, whole genome shotgun sequence, the proteins below share one genomic window:
- the LOC113731554 gene encoding plastidial pyruvate kinase 1, chloroplastic isoform X2, with product MALAGEYAAMCNQTLIMTKPGVTLKKTVSGAPVPSKRVCFSALKLKNYHKARLGVKAVTQIEVGSTTTTEGSRDLKGLEGTLELDLVSEGELRKKGFMGLRKTKLVCTIGPACCSLEELERLALEGMNVARLNMCHNTREWHLDVVRKIKKLNDKGYCVAVMIDTEGSQINVVDHGAPSSVKAEDGSIWHFTAEKFDGSRPLTVQASREGFSEGDEVVIDGGMATFEVVEKIGNDLRCKCTDSGLLLPRAKLSFWRAGKLVRGNYELPTLSAKDWSDIEFGVSEGVDFIAVSFVKDAEAIRHLKSHLSTKSAKLAKVLAKIECVESLQKLQEIVEASDGVMIARGDLGVEIPLEQIPSMQEKIIEVCRHLNKPAIVASQLLESMIQYPTPTRAEVADVSEAVRQYADAVMLSGESAVGSYGQKALSVLRTTSSRMESWGREESMQAHLNQSKLRLSLSDRIAEQICNCAAEMANNLGLDAIFVYTRHGEMASLLSGNRPNPPIFAFTSDRGARMALSLQWGVTPLLIDLSDDMEANTEKTISLIKTKGLIKEGDTVLVISDIIPSCATQTLFQSIQVKTVA from the exons ATGGCACTCGCCGGGGAATACGCTGCCATGTGCAATCAGACGTTGATCATGACAAAACCGGGTGTTACACTGAAGAAGACTGTTTCTGGTGCTCCGGTTCCTAGTAAAAGAGTTTGCTTTAGTGCCTTGAAGTTGAAGAATTATCACAAGGCTAGACTTGGAGTAAAAGCAGTGACTCAAATAGAAGTAGGATCGACTACAACTACTGAGGGTTCAAGGGATTTGAAGGGATTGGAAGGGACTTTGGAGCTTGATTTGGTTTCAGAAGGGGAGTTAAGGAAGAAAGGATTCATGGGGTTGAGGAAGACCAAACTCGTTTGCACAATAGGTCCCGCTTGTTGCTCTCTGGAGGAATTGGAGAGGTTGGCATTGGAAGGGATGAACGTGGCACGGCTAAATATGTGCCATAATACAAGGGAGTGGCACTTGGACGTTGTAAGGAAGATTAAGAAGTTGAATGATAAAGGCTATTGTGTAGCCGTGATGATTGATACCGAAGGAAGCCAGATAAATGTGGTTGATCATGGAGCTCCTTCTTCAGTCAAAGCAGAG GACGGATCCATCTGGCACTTCACTGCTGAAAAGTTCGATGGTTCTCGTCCATTGACCGTTCAAGCGAGCCGTGAAGGATTTTCTGAAG GTGATGAAGTTGTTATTGATGGAGGAATGGCAACTTTCGAGGTTGTTGAAAAGATTGGGAATGATTTGCGATGTAAGTGCACAGATTCTGGTCTACTGCTGCCTCGAGCTAAATTGAGCTTTTGGAGGGCTGGGAAGCTTGTACGGGGGAATTACGAACTTCCAACTTTATCTGCAAAG GATTGGTCAGACATTGAGTTTGGAGTTTCGGAAGGTGTTGATTTCATTGCTGTATCATTTGTCAAGGATGCTGAAGCTATCAGGCATCTGAAGAGCCACCTTTCCACCAAGTCTGCCAA ATTAGCTAAAGTCTTGGCAAAGATAGAATGTGTGGAATCTCTCCAGAAGTTGCAAGAAATTGTTGAAGCTTCCGATGGAGTCATGATAGCAAGAGGGGACCTTGGAGTTGAGATTCCTCTTGAACAGATTCCGTCAATGCAGGAAAAGATAATTGAAGTCTGCCGGCATCTCAACAAGCCTGCTATCGTAGCGTCTCAACTCCTGGAGTCAATGATTCAGTATCCTACTCCAACAAGAGCTGAG GTTGCTGATGTTTCTGAAGCAGTTAGGCAGTATGCTGATGCAGTGATGCTATCCGGTGAGTCTGCTGTTGGCTCCTATGGGCAGAAGGCTCTCTCTGTCTTGCGTACAACTAGCAGTCGAATGGAATCATGGGGCCGCGAGGAGAGCATGCAAGCTCATCTGAACCAATCAAAGCTCAGATTATCTTTGTCAGACCGAATTGCTGAGCAGATCTGCAATTGTGCAGCAGAAATGG CAAACAACCTGGGTTTGGATGCCATCTTTGTTTATACAAGGCATGGAGAAATGGCAAGTCTCCTGTCCGGAAACAGGCCAAATCCTCCCATATTTGCATTTACAAGTGACAGGGGCGCCAGGATGGCTCTGAGTTTGCAGTGGGGAGTTACTCCCCTTCTGATTGATCTATCAGATGACATGGAAGCTAACACTGAAAAAACCATCAGCCTAATAAAAACCAAAGGGCTGATAAAGGAGGGAGATACAGTTTTGGTTATTTCAGATATCATTCCATCATGCGCAACACAAACATTGTTTCAATCAATCCAGGTGAAAACTGTTGCCTAG
- the LOC113731554 gene encoding plastidial pyruvate kinase 1, chloroplastic isoform X1, which translates to MALAGEYAAMCNQTLIMTKPGVTLKKTVSGAPVPSKRVCFSALKLKNYHKARLGVKAVTQIEVGSTTTTEGSRDLKGLEGTLELDLVSEGELRKKGFMGLRKTKLVCTIGPACCSLEELERLALEGMNVARLNMCHNTREWHLDVVRKIKKLNDKGYCVAVMIDTEGSQINVVDHGAPSSVKAEDGSIWHFTAEKFDGSRPLTVQASREGFSEGIEIGDEVVIDGGMATFEVVEKIGNDLRCKCTDSGLLLPRAKLSFWRAGKLVRGNYELPTLSAKDWSDIEFGVSEGVDFIAVSFVKDAEAIRHLKSHLSTKSAKLAKVLAKIECVESLQKLQEIVEASDGVMIARGDLGVEIPLEQIPSMQEKIIEVCRHLNKPAIVASQLLESMIQYPTPTRAEVADVSEAVRQYADAVMLSGESAVGSYGQKALSVLRTTSSRMESWGREESMQAHLNQSKLRLSLSDRIAEQICNCAAEMANNLGLDAIFVYTRHGEMASLLSGNRPNPPIFAFTSDRGARMALSLQWGVTPLLIDLSDDMEANTEKTISLIKTKGLIKEGDTVLVISDIIPSCATQTLFQSIQVKTVA; encoded by the exons ATGGCACTCGCCGGGGAATACGCTGCCATGTGCAATCAGACGTTGATCATGACAAAACCGGGTGTTACACTGAAGAAGACTGTTTCTGGTGCTCCGGTTCCTAGTAAAAGAGTTTGCTTTAGTGCCTTGAAGTTGAAGAATTATCACAAGGCTAGACTTGGAGTAAAAGCAGTGACTCAAATAGAAGTAGGATCGACTACAACTACTGAGGGTTCAAGGGATTTGAAGGGATTGGAAGGGACTTTGGAGCTTGATTTGGTTTCAGAAGGGGAGTTAAGGAAGAAAGGATTCATGGGGTTGAGGAAGACCAAACTCGTTTGCACAATAGGTCCCGCTTGTTGCTCTCTGGAGGAATTGGAGAGGTTGGCATTGGAAGGGATGAACGTGGCACGGCTAAATATGTGCCATAATACAAGGGAGTGGCACTTGGACGTTGTAAGGAAGATTAAGAAGTTGAATGATAAAGGCTATTGTGTAGCCGTGATGATTGATACCGAAGGAAGCCAGATAAATGTGGTTGATCATGGAGCTCCTTCTTCAGTCAAAGCAGAG GACGGATCCATCTGGCACTTCACTGCTGAAAAGTTCGATGGTTCTCGTCCATTGACCGTTCAAGCGAGCCGTGAAGGATTTTCTGAAG GTATTGAAATAGGTGATGAAGTTGTTATTGATGGAGGAATGGCAACTTTCGAGGTTGTTGAAAAGATTGGGAATGATTTGCGATGTAAGTGCACAGATTCTGGTCTACTGCTGCCTCGAGCTAAATTGAGCTTTTGGAGGGCTGGGAAGCTTGTACGGGGGAATTACGAACTTCCAACTTTATCTGCAAAG GATTGGTCAGACATTGAGTTTGGAGTTTCGGAAGGTGTTGATTTCATTGCTGTATCATTTGTCAAGGATGCTGAAGCTATCAGGCATCTGAAGAGCCACCTTTCCACCAAGTCTGCCAA ATTAGCTAAAGTCTTGGCAAAGATAGAATGTGTGGAATCTCTCCAGAAGTTGCAAGAAATTGTTGAAGCTTCCGATGGAGTCATGATAGCAAGAGGGGACCTTGGAGTTGAGATTCCTCTTGAACAGATTCCGTCAATGCAGGAAAAGATAATTGAAGTCTGCCGGCATCTCAACAAGCCTGCTATCGTAGCGTCTCAACTCCTGGAGTCAATGATTCAGTATCCTACTCCAACAAGAGCTGAG GTTGCTGATGTTTCTGAAGCAGTTAGGCAGTATGCTGATGCAGTGATGCTATCCGGTGAGTCTGCTGTTGGCTCCTATGGGCAGAAGGCTCTCTCTGTCTTGCGTACAACTAGCAGTCGAATGGAATCATGGGGCCGCGAGGAGAGCATGCAAGCTCATCTGAACCAATCAAAGCTCAGATTATCTTTGTCAGACCGAATTGCTGAGCAGATCTGCAATTGTGCAGCAGAAATGG CAAACAACCTGGGTTTGGATGCCATCTTTGTTTATACAAGGCATGGAGAAATGGCAAGTCTCCTGTCCGGAAACAGGCCAAATCCTCCCATATTTGCATTTACAAGTGACAGGGGCGCCAGGATGGCTCTGAGTTTGCAGTGGGGAGTTACTCCCCTTCTGATTGATCTATCAGATGACATGGAAGCTAACACTGAAAAAACCATCAGCCTAATAAAAACCAAAGGGCTGATAAAGGAGGGAGATACAGTTTTGGTTATTTCAGATATCATTCCATCATGCGCAACACAAACATTGTTTCAATCAATCCAGGTGAAAACTGTTGCCTAG